The Lycium ferocissimum isolate CSIRO_LF1 chromosome 10, AGI_CSIRO_Lferr_CH_V1, whole genome shotgun sequence genome window below encodes:
- the LOC132035319 gene encoding probable carboxylesterase 2 → MDITNNLEIVHDVFPYLQVYKNGTVKRLVGTEFAPATYDPQTGVTSKDVVVNSKTGVSARIYRPNSTTKAKKLPLVIYFHGGAFCISSVGDPKYHDSLNVFVSKANVILVSVDYRLVPEHPLPTAYDDSWYVLKWVAAHNLKQGSEVWLKELVDFDSVFLAGDSAGANISHFMAIKAGKSDEALGMKLSGMLMISPYFWGEEPIGIEIQDPVRKSMVDKWWEFVCPSNKGNNDPLINPFVDEAPSLEQVNCDRVLVCVAELDILRDRGILYYESLVKSQWKGKVEMIETKGEDHVFHIFDPNSEKALALVKCWADFINGR, encoded by the exons atggacATAACCAACAATCTTGAAATTGTCCATGATGTTTTTCCTTATCTACAAGTTTACAAAAATGGAACTGTCAAAAGACTTGTAGGCACTGAATTTGCACCAGCAACCTATGACCCCCAAACTGGAGTTACATCCAAAGATGTTGTAGTAAATTCCAAAACTGGTGTTTCTGCAAGAATTTACAgaccaaattcaacaacaaaagcAAAAAAACTTCCTTTAGTGATTTATTTTCATGGTGGAGCATTTTGCATATCATCTGTTGGTGATCCAAAGTACCATGATTCTCTTAATGTGTTTGTGTCCAAAGCTAATGTTATTCTTGTCTCAGTGGATTATAGATTAGTTCCAGAACATCCTCTTCCAACAGCTTATGATGATTCTTGGTATGTTCTTAAATGGGTGGCTGCACATAATTTAAAACAAGGGTCTGAAGTTTGGTTGAAAGAGCTTGTGGACTTTGATAGTGTGTTCTTGGCTGGAGATAGTGCAG GCGCTAATATTTCACACTTCATGGCAATCAAAGCTGGGAAATCAGATGAAGCTTTAGGGATGAAACTTTCTGGGATGCTCATGATTAGTCCATATTTCTGGGGAGAAGAGCCAATAGGCATAGAGATTCAAGATCCAGTTAGAAAATCAATGGTGGATAAATGGTGGGAATTTGTTTGTCCATCAAATAAAGGGAATAATGACCCTTTGATCAATCCTTTTGTTGATGAAGCACCAAGTCTTGAACAAGTGAATTGTGATAGAGTTCTTGTTTGTGTAGCAGAATTGGATATTCTTAGAGATAGAGGGATATTGTACTATGAATCTTTGGTGAAGAGTCAGTGGAAAGGGAAAGTAGAAATGATTGAAACCAAAGGGGAAGATCATGTTTTTCATATCTTTGATCCTAACAGTGAGAAAGCACTTGCTTTGGTCAAATGTTGGGCTGATTTTATTAATGGACGGTGA
- the LOC132033355 gene encoding succinate dehydrogenase subunit 5, mitochondrial-like, producing MSVMRCLYRSLCRRSTAVFTSAAATSAVNHRHLHSFSASPTNPRLTECQHPFTMAMGSMRSFSEDVTHMPAIEDSEVKRAFKDLMAASWDELPDAVVYDAKNAVSKSTDDKAGQEALVNVFRAAEAVEEFIGILTSLKMEIDDAIGLSGEDVKPLSKEFSDALHTVFQRYNAYMSAFGPEEEYLRKKVEMELGTRMIHLKMRCSGLDAAWGKVTVLGTSGLAGSYVEQRA from the exons ATGTCAGTGATGCGATGTTTGTATCGATCCCTGTGCCGCCGATCTACGGCGGTCTTCACCTCCGCCGCCGCAACCTCCGCCGTCAACCACCGCCACCTCCATTCTTTTTCAGCTTCTCCTACAAACCCTCGCCTTACTG AATGTCAGCATCCTTTCACAATGGCAATGGGAAGCATGCGTTCTTTCAGTGAGGATGTAACTCACATGCCTGCTATAGAAGATTCGGAGGTCAAACGCGCTTTTAAAGACTTAATGGCTGCAAGCTGGGATGAGCTCCCAGATGCTGTTGTCTACGACGCAAAGAATGCAGTGTCCAAAAGTACTGACGACAAGGCTGGCCAGGAAGCTTTGGTGAATGTTTTTCGCGCTGCTGAGGCAGTTGAGGAGTTCATTGGGATTCTCACATCTCTGAAAATGGAAATAGATGATGCTATTGGTTTAAGTGGTGAG GATGTGAAGCCTTTGTCAAAAGAATTCTCTGATGCACTGCATACAGTATTTCAACGCTACAACGCATACATGAGTGCCTTTGGGCCAGAGGAGGAATATTTGAGGAAGAAAGTCGAGATGGAGCTGGGGACTAGGATGATACACTTAAAGATGCGATGCAGTGGCCTCGATGCTGCATGGGGAAAG GTTACGGTACTTGGGACTTCTGGACTTGCTGGTTCTTATGTTGAGCAAAGAGCATAG
- the LOC132033356 gene encoding uncharacterized protein LOC132033356 yields MVFSPNQEVTTNPSKRCKFFSTTLKDAFANCHIFKERHSSTQSLEEEDAMDDYDDEEEVFVSIVISKYMESKCRKKAAIASDKFNWTFSPTAGDLFISEKLMQQKEESEDEEKEEREDFLSVGTRLSRCSSAISHEAFATAKSTLSRSSSLNRIEFQDFPRRSVIKEFSHCEGWPFGLSRKVLLLPPLPKSPSDSWSWRKSARVIKIY; encoded by the exons ATGGTGTTCTCTCCTAACCAAGAAGTAACAACAAATCCTTCTAAGAGATGCAAATTCTTCTCCACAACCCTCAAGGATGCATTTGCCAATTGCCACATTTTTAAGGAAAGACATTCTAGTACTCAAAGCTTAGAAGAGGAGGATGCAAtggatgattatgatgatgaagAGGAA GTGTTTGTATCAATAGTAATAAGTAAATATATGGAGTCGAAATGCAGAAAAAAGGCAGCCATCGCAAGCGACAAGTTCAACTGGACTTTTTCTCCAACAGCAGGAGATTTATTCATCTCTGAAAAGCTAATGCAACAAAAAGAGGAAAGTGAAGATGAAGAGAAGGAAGAGAGGGAGGATTTCTTATCTGTTGGGACACGTCTTTCGCGATGCTCGAGTGCTATAAGCCATGAGGCATTTGCCACAGCTAAGTCAACATTGTCCCGTTCTTCAAGCTTGAACAGGATTGAGTTTCAAGATTTTCCGAGGCGTTCTGTTATTAAGGAATTCTCTCACTGTGAAGGATGGCCATTTGGTTTGAGCCGTAAAGTGTTGTTACTTCCTCCTTTGCCAAAATCTCCATCTGATTCTTGGTCATGGAGAAAGAGTGCTAGAGTGATCAAGATATACTAA